In Perca flavescens isolate YP-PL-M2 chromosome 7, PFLA_1.0, whole genome shotgun sequence, the following proteins share a genomic window:
- the LOC114558178 gene encoding gastrula zinc finger protein XlCGF8.2DB-like, with protein MRTHTGEKPFSCSECGRAFSDSGNLKKHMSTHTGEKPFSCLVCKKAFLMSRNLRLHMRIHTGENLFSCSVCYKSFIQRGILQIHMRTHTGEKPFSCSVCNKSFTQRGILQSHMKTHTGEKPFSCSVCKKSFARSGILKKHMRIHTGEKPYSCSECGRAFTESGALKKHIRLHTGEKPFSCPVCKKSFTHSGQLRSHMTGHTGEKRFSCSVCNKRFAWRSDVKRHKCVGPMETEADGEDC; from the coding sequence atgagaactcacacaggagaaaaaccttttagctgctctgagtgtggtagAGCTTTCTCTGATAGTGGAAACCTGAAGAAACACATGAGCACTCACACAGgtgaaaaacctttcagctgttTAGTTTGTAAGAAAGCGTTTTTAATGTCTAGAAATTTACGGttacacatgagaatccacacaggagaaaaccTTTTCAGCTGCAGCGTTTGTTATAAATCTTTTATACAGAGAGGGATTTTACAGAtacacatgagaactcacacaggagagaagcctttcagctgctcagtttgtaataaatcttttacacagagaggaattttacagtcacacatgaaaactcacacaggagagaaacctttcagctgctcagtctgtaagaaatcttttgcACGTAGTGgaattttaaagaaacacatgagaatccacacaggagaaaaaccttacagctgctctgagtgtggtagAGCTTTCACTGAAAGTGGAGCCCTGAAGAAACACATAAGactccacacaggagagaaacctttcagctgcccagtctgtaagaaatcttttacacacaGTGGACAGTTGCGGTCACACATGACAggccacacaggagagaaaagattcagctgcagtgtttgtaacaaaagatttgcctGGCGTTCTGATGTCAAAAgacataaatgtgttggtccgatggaaacagaagctgatggagaggactgttga